The following DNA comes from Ornithinimicrobium avium.
ACGTCCTGCGCGGCGAGATGAGCATGATCGGGCCCAGGCCGCCCCTGCCCCGCGAGGTCGCCGAGTACGAGGCCTCCACCCGGCGCCGGCTGCTGGTCCGGCCCGGACTGACCGGCCTGTGGCAGATCAACGGCCGCAGCGACCTGTCCTGGGACGAGGCGGTCCGCCTGGACCTCTACTACGTCGAGAACTGGACGCCGGTCCTGGACCTGATGATCCTGTGGCGCACAGTGCAGGTGGTGCTCCGACCGGAGTCCAACGGGGCCTACTGACCTGCTCGCCGGCCAGGCAGGACACCCGGAGGAGCACCGGTCCGACGACGGCCCGCGCGGCGCGGCTATCGTGCCCAGGGTGACGCGCATCGCCTACCTGGGGCCGGCCGGGACCTTCACCGAGCAGGCGACCCGCCGATGGGCTGTGGAGAGAGGTGCCGACCTCCCGACCGGCACGGGGCCGGACGCGCAGCCCGAGCCGAGCGTGCCGGCAGCGGTCGAGGCGCTCCGTTCCGGGCGCGCCGACGCCGCCGTCGTCCCGTTCGAGAACTCCGTGGAGGGCTCGGTCCCGGCGACCCTGCAGGCCCTGCTGCAGGTCGGCGACGACGTCCGGATCGTCGGCGAGGTGCTCGTCGAGGTGCAGTTCTCCCTCCTCGTGCGCCCCGGTCGGGCCGACGAGCCGGTCCGCACGGTGGCCTCGCACCCGCACGCCTTCGCCCAGACCAGGGACTGGCTCGACGCGCGGCTGCCCGGTGCCCGCCAGGTGCCGGAGAGCTCCACGGCGGCCGCGGCGCAGGCCGTGGCCGAGGGCCGCTACGACGCCGCCGTCGCCGCTCCCGGGGCGGCCGAGGCCTACGGCCTGACCGCGGCGGCCAGGCACATCGCCGACCGCGAGGGCGCGGTGACCCGCTTCGTCGTCCTGCGCAGCGGCGCCGCCGCGCCCCCTGCCACGGGCAGCGACCGGACCACCCTGGTGGCGCTCATCTGGCAGAACCGCCCGGGCGCACTGCTCGAGCTGCTCGAGCAGTTCGCCACGCGCGGGATCGACCTGAGCCGCCTGGAGTCGCGTCCGACGGGCGAGGGGCTGGGGGAGTACTGTTTCTGGATCGACGCGGACGCCCACCTGAGCGAGCCGCGGATGCGTGAGGCGCTCATCGGCCTGCGGCGCACCTGCCGGGACGTGCGCTTCTTCGGTTCCTACCCGCGCGCGGACGGGCGCGCCAGCGTCGTGCCGGCGCACGCGGGGGCGGACACCTACGCCGAGGCGCTGCGGTGGGTGAACACCCTGGACCGCGGGCCCGCGGACGCTGCGGGGTGAACGGCCGGGCCGGTCAGGACTCGAGCTGCAGCCAGTCCTGCCAGCCGCCGTTGAGCACGAGCCAGGCGACCAGTCCGTAGCCGGCCTGCCCCGGGTGCACCGTGTCCCCGGCCGCGAGGTCGGACTGCCACTGGTCGTGCCCCTGCAGGGCGCTGAAGCAGTCGACGAACGTCACCCCGCGGCGCGCGCACACGTCGGACTGGGCCTCGGCCAGCACCTGCAGGCGGGCGTTGACCTCGGAGTCGAGCGTCGGCGTGGGGCCGACCACGAAGGTGCCGACCCCCGTGGAGCTGGCCTCGTCGAGCACGTTGGCCAGGTTGAGCCGCGACCGGGCGGTGGTGACGCCCTGCTGCACGTCCTCGGCGCCGACGCCCACGACCAGCCGGCGCTCGTTGCGGCCCTCCCAGCGCGGGGGGCACTCGGTGCGCCAGCGGTTCATCACGTCCGCCGAGCTGCTGCCGCGCACCCCGAGGTTGTAGGAGGTGAGGTCGGCCTCCTCCAGCGCCGTACGCCCGACGACGCGGC
Coding sequences within:
- the pheA gene encoding prephenate dehydratase — encoded protein: MTRIAYLGPAGTFTEQATRRWAVERGADLPTGTGPDAQPEPSVPAAVEALRSGRADAAVVPFENSVEGSVPATLQALLQVGDDVRIVGEVLVEVQFSLLVRPGRADEPVRTVASHPHAFAQTRDWLDARLPGARQVPESSTAAAAQAVAEGRYDAAVAAPGAAEAYGLTAAARHIADREGAVTRFVVLRSGAAAPPATGSDRTTLVALIWQNRPGALLELLEQFATRGIDLSRLESRPTGEGLGEYCFWIDADAHLSEPRMREALIGLRRTCRDVRFFGSYPRADGRASVVPAHAGADTYAEALRWVNTLDRGPADAAG
- a CDS encoding GDSL-type esterase/lipase family protein; its protein translation is MSTDATTGTTTDIEYTPSAHFQVTEGPRDIGLCFVGDGFVAGYGDPRALGWVSRVVGRTALEEADLTSYNLGVRGSSSADVMNRWRTECPPRWEGRNERRLVVGVGAEDVQQGVTTARSRLNLANVLDEASSTGVGTFVVGPTPTLDSEVNARLQVLAEAQSDVCARRGVTFVDCFSALQGHDQWQSDLAAGDTVHPGQAGYGLVAWLVLNGGWQDWLQLES